In the Mesoplodon densirostris isolate mMesDen1 chromosome 11, mMesDen1 primary haplotype, whole genome shotgun sequence genome, CCGGGTCCAACACTAAGTCGACCCCCAAGCGGGAGGGAGCGATGGGGGCGGTGCCTTGGGGCTCCTGAGTGGCGGATGTAAGGTATGAGGCGGGGCCAATGCCGGCGTGCCGCTTTATGATTGGTAGGCTTCTGGATCCGCCCCCGGAGAGGAGGGCAAGGCCCTATTAAAAGATCTCAGCGCCGTGCTATCCTGGTCAGAGGCTTGAGTCTAAGGCCTAGAGTGTATCATGTTGAAGATGAGCGGGTGGCAGCGACAGAGCCAAAATCAGAGCCGGAACCTGAGGAGAGAGGCGAGTACTGATTCCCCCATCTACTTTTTACCCTCCCATCCTCGTGAACACCAGTTGTCCCCTTAAAGTTAGGGCATCCGCTCTTAAGGATGTGGTCCCACGCCCTCCGCAATGAAGGGAAGTGACCGTCCGGGGAGGGATGAGAAGCCTTCATTCAGAAGTACTGCTTACAGACCCCTCTTCCTTCGCACGACAGCAGCATCCCACCACtgcgcggagcacaggccctactCTGTGCTATTCAGGGAAGGGGCCCCAGCTGCCCTAGGAAGATTTtttctctcccgttgcagacccCAGGCCTCCTCGTTAGGCCTGCCGGGTGGGAGGCGGGGCAACAGGACACACCCCCGCGCCGAGAAGGCTGGTTGACAGTGATTCAGGCCGCTGCCGCCACTTTGCCACCAgcgtcctcccccacccccaatcctgTCTCAGCCGCAGCGTCTCAGGGCCAGCATAGCCACGTCAGTAGATGGGGCTTTTGGACCCTCCACAGGACATTCTTTCTGCAGCCTTGCAgaggagagaatcttaaaagagaCTGACACAAGCCTTTGGGAAGAGGGGTGTCGATGGACAGGGAGCAGAGATGAGTTTTCCTTTTCCCCAGAGGTCCCTAAGCCTTCTGCACAAGAGAGCATCCTGGATCTTTTAAGTGTGGGAGGCCATTTGGAGGTCTCCCCAGTGGATTGTCCTTCCCCTGGGATTGGTCCTTGCCTCTTTCCCCTTGTCCTGTCTCCAGCTAATCTCTGTGTAACCATTGCATCAGGTCAGCCCCCTGCTTGGCTCTGCAGCCCTCTGGCCCAGGGCTCCACTGCTGATGAAAGCTATGTCTCACACACCGGAAAGCAAGGAGGGTTCCCCAGGGAGGGCAGCCCTGTAGAGAAGCACTGAGGACGATATTGCATCTACAGTCCCCAGGGATAGGCAGCTGCCGCTCTGCCTCTGGGCTTCGTCCTCCTTTCCCTATGAGAGATTGGGGAGATTTATCCATTGATTCCTAACAAATACTTAACCAGCACCTACTATGCTGGTTAAGTTTGGGGCCCAGCATTTATCCATgaacaagagaggaaaaaaatctctcctctcacagagcttacatttcaGTGGGAAGAGGCATACAGTAAGCAAAGTGCCATAGAAAAAAACTAAAGCATGGAAGGGTAGAGAATGCTGAGTGGAGGTTACAGTTTACACTGGGTGGTCAGGGATTCCCCCACTGAGGTGATATTTAAATGAAAGACCTAAAAATAGGCAAGGCAGTAAGCCATGTGGTATGTGGAAGGAAGCGCTTTCCAGGAGAAGGAATAGCAAGAGCAGAGGTCCTAAGGTGGGAGCATGCATAGTATCTTTAGGGAACAGGAGGCCAGTTGGCTGGACTAGAGTGAGCAAGACAGAGAGTGGTCAATGAGAAAAACAGGGCAAGGAAAGAGCAGATTGTGGAGGGCTTTCTAAGCCATTTTAAGGACTTTAGCTTTTAATATGTGTGAAATGAAGTTTCGAACAGAGGAATGACACAGCCTGATTTAAGTTTTAAAAGGCTCACTTTGGGTGCTGTTGTGAATAGACTCTGGGAGGGGTTACAGAAGCAGAAACTGGGAGACCTGCAGTCAAGAGGTTTCTACAGTCACCCAAGAGAGATGATAGTAACTTGATCTAGATTAGAAAGTGGAATTGGTGAGACGTGTTTGGATTCTGGGGTTTGAAGAATGACTCAAGAAGTTTTGCTGGTGGTTTGGATTGGATTGTGGGGTGTGACAGGAGAGGAATCAAGGATGATAGCAAGGTTTTTGGCTCAAGCAACTAAAGTTGCTGTATACCGAGACAGGAAAGACCTTGGAAGGAGATTAGCAGGAGTTTGTCTTTGGACACGTTCAGTCTGAGATGCATATTAGATATCCAAAAAGAGAATGGCAAGTAAGCAGTTAGATAAGAGTTGGAGGTCCCAGGAGAGGTCTAGACTGGAAATACGCACTTGGAGGATGTCAGTGTGGGAATGGAATTAGGAAAATGCCACTTGATTTGTTCCCTTCCCTGTAGTCCAGTCCTTACCCTGGCAGATTTGAGGACTGCCTTAAATTTAGAGAAAGCTGAGTTGGCCAGGATTTTGCTATTATGTAATCAGGACTACAAATGTCAGCAACTAAAAATAAAGGAAGTCAGGCTCTTCTCTGTCCTTAGAAATGGCTACAGGGGCCAATAACTAACTACACTCTATAAGACAGGAAGTAAGGAAGGAGCAGTAGGAAGCTGGAGATAAAAGAACCTGCCTCTCTCCCCGCTTCCAGAAGTGGCTAACATTTATCTTTGATCCCCACAGTGTTCCAGAAGGAAGTGTATCTTCATACATCACCACACCTGAAAGCAGGTAAACTTAACCAACCCTTTCCCAAAACCAGCTCCTAAGAATTGCTGCTTAGGCCCCCTTTACTGGGACCCTAAGAAATTATGAAAACACCTAGAGAAGGTGGGAGAGGACAGTTTGAATCTGAGCAGGCTTTTGCTATTAGGCCACATCCATCCTCCTGACCTGCCCCTAACAAGGTGACCAAATCACTATTCTTAGAGCATGTCCTAACTGAAAGCTGGCCCTGAGTGAGCAATCAGCAGTCAGGTGAGGTCTCACCACACCTCCATCCCCAAGGTTAGACTGACCCAAGGACCTTTTGCCCAAGTTCCCCACACAGGAGGAGAAAGGAGCACAGATGGTCTGGTGACCGCCCCTGGAAACAACCAGTGGAGCTCCCCAAGGGGGGCTGAAGACTTTTACTAGGAACCCATAAGAATGCACATCCAGGCACTTGCTTCTTCAAGTGCTGGGCAAAAGCAAAGATGGAATATCATCCTAGATCAGGAGTTGGTAAATTTTCAAGGGTGAGACAGTATTTGAGATGTTGAGGGCCACACAGaatagtctctgtcacaactattcatCTCTGCCGTTGTCTCATGAAAGCAGCCGTAAACAGTATGTAAATAAATGGATGTGGGCCGTGTTCCAATAAACTTTTCTCTACCAAAACAGACAGGCAGCAGGCCAGTGTGCCAACCCGTAGACTGACGGCTTTGTGGAGCTTCTTCCCCCACCCACTATCCTGAGTATGTCCTTTCCCAGAGCCTGATCCAGCCACAGAGATGGCAGCTGAGTCACTGCCTTTCTCCTTCGGGACACTCTCCAGCTGGGAGCTGGAGGCCTGGTATGAGGACTTGCAGGAGGTGCTGTCCTCAGATGAAAATGGGGGTACCTATGTCTCACCCCCTGGAAACGAGGAGGTAGGAATGCTAGGCCTAAcgctgggcggggggtgggggctgcGGGGTACTGCCCCGTCCCTTCTCAGCTAATTAACACCTACTCTGCCTTTCCTCATTCCTTTGAAGGAAGAACCAAAAACCTTCACCACTCTTGACCCCGCCTCCCTGGCTTGGCTGACCGAGGAGCCAGGACGAGCAGTGGTCACGCGCACCTCCCAGAGCCCCAGCTCTCCGGATTCCAGTCAGAGCTCCCCGGctcaggaggaagaagaggaagaccaAGAAAGACCCAGGAAACGGAAACACAGTGGCCAGTCCCCGGCAAGGGCTGGAAAGCAACGCATGAAGGAGAAAGAACAAGAGCACGAAAGAAGAGTGGCACAGCTAGCTGAAGAGAACGAACGGCTCAAGCAGGAAATTGAGCGCCTGACCAGGGAAGTGGAGGCGACTCGCCGAGCTCTGATTGACCGGATGGTTAATCTGCACCAAGCATGAACAGCTGGGACCAGCACTCCCCCCTCGGGCCACTTCCGACCCTTCCTGGAAGTATCTACTGACCACCTTCTCACCAGTGCCAGTGAtgtacccctcccacccccatctatTCAGTAGGGGGAAAACTTAGGGTAGATGACAGGAGAGGGTCTTGGCATGTATATAGAgattgtacatttatttattaatgtccACACCCATTAAAGTGACTTTCTAGGAGCCAAGTTCTCactttcactttttcttcttgCCTTTAGGGGTTTCAAGGGGTTTCCCCTCAGCTAGAGCCAACTGTTTCTTCAGATCCAAGAGTTTAGCCACCTCTGCAGCAACCTGGTTCTTGTCTGCCTTTTGTGCTTTCAATTCTCGGACAATGTTGCCCTACGAGAAGAGGGGATGGGGGAATCACAACAGTGAGACCAGAAATGACCTATTTAGGATTCAGCTTTTCCAGCCTCCCATAGGGCTTAAGCTCTGTACCTGCTTGGTCACTTCATCCATCAGCACTTGTATCTGCTGTGGTCCAGCTGTTGTCATAGTCTCTACAGCTGCTGGCTTGGGGGATGCTTTTGCCTTGAGATCAACAACAGAGTTAGCACCTGCTACCATAAACATCCCCCGACCTCAAGTTTTATATAACATCTCAGGAGGAAAGTGATTACCTTTAATGACAAGGACTCTTCTAGCtaagacaggaaagaaaaatgaagtgagGAAGCAGCAGGGCCAATAGATGGAAAGAGGGATGAGTGAGGGCTACCGAAGGATACTGACTGTCGGTGGGTGAGGCACAGTCTTTAGCTTTCTCACCTGGCCCCCGCTGAAGCGCTGCCTCAGACCTTCAATCTGGTCATTTTCCAATTTTTGGAACAAGGGACTGACCTGTGAAAGAATTCCAGAATCATTCACTGATTAGGTATAAACTCTACCGGACTATACAGAGGGCCTCTCCACCCCAACTTCTGACATTTAGGAACTCAGTGatctagaaaaaaatcttttatagaGTGTAACACTGAGCAAATACCTGCTGATTTCAGTAAAGAATCCAGAAAAAGCATTCACTAGGgtcaaaaattatttaaactatttAATGATGCTAGGTTGATGCCAAAGCTTACAGGTGTACATGCTTTTATCACCTTGTGTTGAGGAAGTGGTTAGTTTGTATTCTCCCTGCCCCTTGGGTCCTGGCATGAAGGACAGTTGAGGATACATGAGCTACAGAAAACACTGGGCTTGTAAACCAATACCAAGGACTTTATATTAGAAACAAGCTTAAGCGCAGAGTGGGGACGAGTGAGAGTGGGGATGAGTGGGGAAGGGGTTCGGAGAATAGTTATGAGAGTCTTATGCCCAAAGTTAAGTTCTTCCCTGACCCCTCCCCAGAGGCTGCTTGGCAAAAGAAGGAATTTTGAGAGAGGCTGGCTCTTCCAAATCTCAGAGACGTACTGTGCCAATCTGGTGTCCTGCTGGTAAGGTGCACAGGAAGTTTGTGAGCAGGATGCTGCAGGCTGGAGGTGGGAGCTGCAGCTGGGCCTGGATGGTAGCACTAACCGTGGGCATGTAAGGCTGGAGCATGATGGACAGCAAGGCAGCTATATTCACTGCCAAGCCTGTCACCGTCCCTGCCCGCTGTCTGGGGAAGAAAAGATGTTAGTCACGACCCCCAGGAGGACGTAGCCTACCAGCCACTTTATTCCTGGAGCCAACCCTACCTCCTTACCTACCTGTCAGCCTCGCTGCCTTTAATCCGCTTCCAGGGCTCGTTCACCTGAATGTACTGGTTGCCATGGCGAGAGATGGTGAGGATACTGCGTAAGGCATCCCGGATCCTGGGAAGGAAGGATACAGGCCAAGGTGTAAGGTTCTAGGGGGACCAGTATGGGGCTCTCAACATGCCAGCAGATCACTGAGTTGAGACAGAGGTGTAGATACTTACCGAACCTTTTCTAGCAGCTGGTGATAATGCTGGAGCTCCAGGGTGACATGGGCCAGCAGGCGCCGATCATCAGAGGTGAGCACCATCTCGGgcacaaaacccccaaaaaacttaGACACAAACATCCCAGCTCtggatgggaggagggaaggagaggggagagaaaagaggagtTACTGCCCAGTCTCCTTAGAGAAATTTGACACCATTTTCATAACTCTGCATTTTCTCAGAACTGAAACCACCTGGCTCCCTCAAGCTGGAAGGCAAAACTTAACAAATTTATTCCTTATTCTCCCTCTCCCTTAAGAATATGACTCTGCACATAACAGACATTTTATATACAGATATCCCTTACATAAAGGGAACTAATAAAGTTAAGCAACcgtttatttttaagaagttaaAAACTCAGAATGATCAAGTTGAAATATGCATTAATTGCTACCAAACAAATAAATCCTCTAGTAGGGACTATCTGTTCAATGTGGTTAATGAGCAAACCTGAAAGCGTGTGTAGCCATGGAGGATATTTCTTTAGGTTGCAGAGTAGCTGAGATAGGGACCGATAATGGAATGTGAGCCTGAAGTAACAAAACTGAAAAGTACAGCAGAAGTCTCCTACCCCTATGCTAAAATAACCCCCTTCTCCAGCCAAACTTTTCAGTGGTCTGCAAGTGAAACTTTTTGCTAGGAAAGAACACATTTCCAATTCTACAAAGAacattaataagaaaataattcgCAAAAATTCACTTTGTGACCAACTCTGCTAAATCACATCTCTACAACTAACTTGCCCCAAGCGTACGTGGCCTACTAGCCCCACCCCAGGTTCATCTGCTGACTCTCAACCCTCACCAGGTCCCACCTGTTGATGAAGTTGCCCAGATTGTTAAGCAGCTCAGAATTATTCTTGAGCAACATGTCTGTCCAGGAGAAGGCACTGTCCTGACCCTCAGGCCGAATGTACAGCAGATAGAAGCGCCAGATGTCAGCAGGGATCCCTGTGTCCTGGGCCATGTCCCCAAACACTCCTACACCCCGGCTCTTAGAGAATTTCCCATCCTCGTAATTCAGGTATTCTGGACAGAGAAGGAGAATGAGAACCATCTGTTCAAATCATGTCCTTCCtcatgggatgaactgggagattgggattgacatatatacactaatatgtgtaaaatagataactaataagaacctgctgtataaaaaaaaaaatcatgtccttCCTCTCTGACCCACTaactcttctttcctctccctcaacCTCAGTTCTAGAGTAGCTGGCCTGCACAGAACTTGGGAGATCCTTCCTCTGCATTCTGGTCTTCTTCTGTTTACTTCTACCCATTACAAAATTTAGCTTTGGACTTTTGCTCTCTTCAGGTTCTTGTTCCCTTTTTCTGCGTTGAGCTTCCATGTTCTAATTGTTTCCTATTTCATCTCAACTCCTAACTCAAGACCTAGCACCTCTCCAGGAGCTTCTTCCAAGTACTGTCTCGGCCCTCATTCCCTTAGAACATCCCCGTCTCCAATCTCCCAGGGTACCTGTAGCAATGAGGTGGCTGACCAAAGTGTAGTTGTCCTCAGCTCCTAGGGCTGAACAAGGAAAGACTAAGCCGTGGAAGGGAACATTGTCTTTGGCCATGAACTGATACAGGCTCACCTATGGAATATAATTGGGAGACAGAGCTCCTGAGATCCTCTTCAAAGGCTCAAGAAAGATCAGCTACCCACCCCTAACCACCCCCACTATACACGCACACTCCCCAGGTCTTTGACAGGCTAACAAAGAACTGCTCACTTGTTCTGGGTTCTTCCACCACTTCTCCCACTGGTCTGTGTAGTTGGCTGTGATGGACAGGTAGCCAATGGTGGCATCAAACCAGACATAGAATACCTGGAGGGTCAGGAGGGAGGAGACACAGTTAAGATGCAAGAACACTGGGAAAACCTTGCCAACCCAAAGCCTCAGACTGAATCAAGACACAATCAGGTCTATTCTGCTAGCCCAGGGTTTCAATCCCAAGGCTGAATAATATGAGATATGAATAAAGCATAGCGTTTTTACCTTGTCCTCAAAACCTACTAAGGGCACAGGGGTTCCCCACTTGAGGTCTCGGGTTATGCAGCGTGGCTTGAGGCCATCCCGAAGCCAAGAACGAATGATGAACCGGGCGTTAGGTGTCCAGTCACTGCCAGGCAACGTCTTCTCCAACCACTCCTCCAGCGGCTTTCCCAACTGAGACAGcagagaagcacagagagttggTTTAGGACAGTTGCATGTGTGGTCGCCGTAAGGATAAATACGTATGACCACTTTGGAGTAGTTTGGTGATATCTAATTAAAATTAAGGATTCATGACTTTGCCATAACGATTCCACTCCTAGGGATTTTTTTCAACAGAAATATTCACATAAGTGTATACAGATGTGTTTATAAACAAGTGCACAGTTCAccacagcaaaaattaaaactgattcacttggttcaGTAGAATTTAAAGAAATATGGTATATCAACATAATGAAATACTTATAAGCCCTTTAAAAAGAGTGAGGAAGACCAGTATGTATTGATATGTAAAGATCTCagaaatacattaattaaataaactgctaagggcctccctggtggcgcagtggttgagagtccgcctgccgatgcaggggatacgggttcgtgccccggtctgggaggatcccacatgccgcggagcagctgggcccgtgagccatggccgctgagcctg is a window encoding:
- the LOC132499370 gene encoding uncharacterized LOC128125814 homolog; its protein translation is MLKMSGWQRQSQNQSRNLRRECSRRKCIFIHHHT
- the DDIT3 gene encoding DNA damage-inducible transcript 3 protein: MAAESLPFSFGTLSSWELEAWYEDLQEVLSSDENGGTYVSPPGNEEEEPKTFTTLDPASLAWLTEEPGRAVVTRTSQSPSSPDSSQSSPAQEEEEEDQERPRKRKHSGQSPARAGKQRMKEKEQEHERRVAQLAEENERLKQEIERLTREVEATRRALIDRMVNLHQA